A region of Rhizobium sp. CCGE531 DNA encodes the following proteins:
- a CDS encoding MFS transporter, whose amino-acid sequence MQIEDVTARGPTTLDPLRSIAFRSIWSSTQVANLGWLVQTVAISWLMATISASDLMVALVQASTTLPAFILSIPAGAIADTYSRRLVMITGLSLIALASIVLAIAAAFGFVSPWLILGLGFIAGCGFALNDPAWHASVGDILDKRDIPAAVTLMSVGYNMTRSVGPALGGAILAFLGPLAAFLFAACSNLAPLGAVLRNKWHVRKSPLPAERISTAIHDGMRFTALSSDIRAAIIRAALFGLAAIAILALLPLVALDRLAGGPIIYGILFAGFGTGACIAGLNNRLLRRLIPQEWLMAIASIACAFCCISLALTSSVPLATLALVIGGAGWVITWTGFDVWVQLASPRWVVGRTLSIYYAFLSGGMAAGSWIWGTVAQTYSLASSLELAAAALLLVAASGFVLPVHLAAEADQQGSVYPAPAVALDLKPRSGPIAARTEYAIDDSDLDIFLDHMRTRRYALARAGARDWTLQRNLRKPSRWTETFRTPTWMDFLRLHHRLSPSDQEVVQLLAALHMSDKPPETDLVIERTTDARRTRSQPVARVSRP is encoded by the coding sequence ATGCAGATCGAAGACGTCACCGCGCGCGGCCCAACCACCCTTGATCCGCTACGCAGTATAGCATTCCGTTCGATCTGGAGTTCCACGCAAGTCGCCAACCTGGGATGGCTGGTGCAAACCGTCGCGATCAGTTGGCTCATGGCGACGATCTCCGCTTCGGATCTGATGGTCGCGCTTGTGCAGGCTTCAACGACGCTTCCGGCATTCATACTCTCCATTCCCGCCGGAGCGATCGCCGACACCTATAGCCGCCGATTGGTCATGATCACCGGGCTCTCATTGATTGCGCTCGCTTCCATCGTACTGGCGATTGCTGCCGCCTTCGGCTTCGTCAGTCCCTGGCTCATTCTAGGTCTGGGATTTATCGCAGGCTGCGGCTTTGCGCTGAATGACCCCGCTTGGCATGCCTCCGTGGGCGATATCCTCGACAAGCGAGATATTCCGGCTGCGGTGACGCTTATGTCGGTCGGATACAACATGACGCGCAGCGTTGGACCGGCTTTGGGCGGGGCCATTCTCGCGTTCCTCGGTCCGTTGGCGGCCTTTCTCTTTGCCGCCTGCAGCAACTTAGCGCCTCTCGGCGCGGTGTTGCGCAACAAGTGGCACGTCCGCAAGTCTCCGCTGCCTGCAGAGCGAATTTCAACAGCAATCCATGACGGAATGCGGTTCACGGCGCTTTCTTCCGACATCCGGGCGGCGATCATACGTGCCGCCCTTTTCGGCCTTGCCGCCATTGCCATACTTGCTCTTCTGCCGCTTGTCGCCCTCGATCGTTTGGCCGGCGGACCAATCATCTACGGCATACTGTTTGCCGGTTTCGGAACAGGCGCTTGCATCGCCGGACTGAACAACCGGCTCTTAAGGAGATTGATTCCTCAGGAATGGCTGATGGCGATCGCTTCCATCGCTTGCGCGTTTTGTTGCATCTCACTTGCCCTCACCTCCTCAGTACCTTTGGCGACACTTGCGCTTGTCATCGGAGGCGCCGGCTGGGTCATCACCTGGACCGGGTTCGACGTCTGGGTGCAATTGGCAAGTCCGCGCTGGGTCGTCGGCCGTACGCTCTCCATCTATTACGCATTCCTCTCCGGCGGCATGGCAGCCGGCAGCTGGATCTGGGGCACCGTCGCCCAGACCTATTCGCTTGCATCTTCTCTCGAACTTGCCGCAGCGGCCCTGTTACTCGTCGCCGCATCAGGGTTCGTCCTGCCGGTGCATCTGGCGGCCGAGGCAGACCAGCAGGGCTCGGTTTATCCGGCGCCAGCTGTGGCGCTTGATCTGAAGCCCCGAAGCGGCCCGATTGCAGCGCGGACGGAATATGCCATAGACGACAGCGACCTGGACATCTTCCTCGATCACATGCGCACTCGAAGATACGCCCTGGCCCGGGCAGGCGCACGCGACTGGACGCTCCAGCGAAATCTTCGAAAGCCTTCCCGTTGGACAGAAACATTCCGCACGCCGACCTGGATGGATTTCCTGCGTTTGCATCATCGTCTCTCCCCGTCGGATCAGGAAGTCGTACAGCTTCTCGCCGCTTTGCATATGAGTGACAAGCCTCCGGAAACTGATCTTGTGATTGAGCGCACAACAGACGCGCGACGGACCCGGAGCCAACCGGTCGCGCGCGTTTCGCGTCCATGA
- a CDS encoding MFS transporter produces MPSIEETASVVLLAPLKNSTFRSIFFASQLSSLGWLMQTVALSWLMATVSTSDVMVALVQASSTLPAFFLAIFVGAIADNYSRRMVMIVGRSLMMAASAMLTILMAFGITDPWMILAFSFLDGCGIALSDPAWRASLGDLLERRHLPSAVTLLNVGFNTIRSVGPALGGIIVAVFGPLVTFALTTFGFVAPLTALWRNKWTVKASPLPREALMTAIYDGLRFTAISSEIKATIVRGTLFGLTGTSMLALLPLVARDLLKGGPIDYGILMGGFGAGALVAGLVNPPLRRAVTQELLIVLACVACAACAISLALTSSLIIATVCLAFGGAGWVTGWSGFGVNVQLASPRWVVGRTISIYSAFTYGGIAGGSWLWGIIAENHSLSLSLACSAASSLVVAALGLKLPISNRLESELEASGAFDAPVPALDLKPRSGPILVTTEYAVADENADLFLEIMRRRRLVQSRVGARQWTLTRDVQQPSRWLETFRTPTWTDYHRLHHRLNEADKRLDDELKALSVAYDLPRTTILVERPTAARKSAPVPYVSQK; encoded by the coding sequence ATGCCTTCAATAGAAGAGACAGCATCCGTAGTGCTATTGGCGCCACTGAAGAATTCGACGTTCCGTTCGATTTTCTTCGCGTCGCAGCTTTCGAGCCTGGGCTGGCTGATGCAGACGGTAGCGCTCAGCTGGCTCATGGCCACGGTTTCGACGTCCGATGTCATGGTTGCCCTCGTTCAGGCCTCATCCACGCTGCCAGCCTTTTTTCTTGCGATCTTCGTTGGCGCGATTGCCGACAACTACAGTCGGCGCATGGTCATGATCGTCGGTCGAAGCCTGATGATGGCGGCCTCGGCGATGCTGACGATCCTCATGGCCTTCGGCATCACCGATCCATGGATGATCCTGGCGTTCAGTTTCCTTGACGGCTGCGGTATCGCACTGAGTGATCCTGCCTGGCGCGCTTCGCTTGGCGATCTGCTGGAGCGCCGCCATCTGCCGTCGGCCGTGACACTTCTTAACGTCGGCTTCAACACGATCCGTAGCGTCGGTCCCGCCCTCGGCGGCATCATCGTTGCTGTATTCGGGCCGCTCGTCACATTCGCGCTCACCACCTTCGGCTTCGTCGCGCCCCTCACCGCCCTGTGGCGAAACAAGTGGACCGTGAAAGCGTCGCCCCTCCCCCGGGAAGCGCTCATGACGGCCATCTATGATGGCCTGCGCTTCACCGCGATATCCTCCGAAATCAAGGCGACCATTGTCCGCGGGACGCTCTTTGGGCTGACCGGAACCTCAATGCTGGCGCTCCTGCCGCTCGTCGCGAGAGACCTTTTGAAGGGCGGCCCGATCGACTACGGTATTCTCATGGGGGGCTTTGGCGCCGGCGCGCTGGTCGCGGGGCTCGTGAACCCACCACTCAGGCGCGCGGTCACGCAGGAGCTGCTGATCGTTCTGGCATGCGTCGCGTGTGCGGCATGTGCCATCTCACTTGCTCTGACGTCCTCCCTTATCATTGCAACAGTCTGCCTTGCCTTCGGGGGCGCAGGCTGGGTGACAGGATGGTCGGGGTTCGGCGTCAATGTGCAGTTGGCAAGCCCACGTTGGGTCGTGGGTCGCACGATTTCCATCTACAGCGCCTTCACCTATGGGGGGATTGCCGGGGGCAGTTGGCTCTGGGGAATTATCGCGGAAAATCATTCCCTCTCCCTGTCCCTGGCATGTTCTGCTGCGTCCTCCTTGGTTGTTGCGGCACTTGGGCTCAAGCTCCCGATCAGCAACCGCCTAGAGTCGGAGCTCGAAGCCTCCGGCGCTTTCGATGCGCCTGTGCCGGCACTTGATCTGAAGCCGCGAAGTGGCCCGATTCTGGTCACGACAGAATACGCTGTGGCGGACGAGAATGCTGACCTTTTTCTTGAAATCATGCGCAGGCGTCGGCTAGTTCAAAGCCGCGTCGGTGCACGCCAGTGGACACTCACGCGCGACGTTCAGCAGCCTTCGCGATGGCTCGAGACCTTCCGGACGCCGACCTGGACGGATTACCATCGCCTTCATCACCGCCTCAACGAAGCGGACAAGCGCCTGGACGACGAGCTCAAGGCGTTGAGCGTGGCGTACGACCTCCCGCGAACAACCATTCTGGTGGAGCGCCCGACGGCTGCGCGCAAGTCCGCGCCCGTGCCATACGTTTCGCAGAAGTAG
- a CDS encoding multiubiquitin domain-containing protein: MVWFVGPPERKIEGKPSGLWHLCAQSDEGGGFHVGCDHDHFSPAEALACREANVAIGSATGFPYKPAKIIVNRDEHEIDGKSVSHEQICQLAKQPAYVSVTYEGERRDDIQRSGFMYLGKLVKLEDGMIFNCIVTDSA; this comes from the coding sequence ATGGTTTGGTTTGTCGGCCCGCCAGAGCGTAAGATTGAGGGCAAGCCTTCAGGCTTATGGCATCTCTGCGCTCAGAGCGATGAGGGCGGCGGCTTTCACGTCGGCTGCGACCATGATCACTTTTCGCCAGCGGAGGCCCTCGCATGTAGGGAGGCTAACGTTGCAATCGGCAGCGCCACTGGCTTTCCCTATAAGCCGGCCAAGATCATCGTTAATCGCGATGAGCACGAGATAGATGGTAAATCTGTCAGCCACGAGCAGATCTGCCAACTCGCAAAACAGCCTGCATATGTGAGCGTCACCTACGAAGGCGAGCGCCGCGATGACATCCAGCGCTCTGGCTTCATGTACCTAGGGAAACTGGTCAAGCTCGAAGACGGCATGATCTTCAATTGCATCGTCACGGATTCAGCATGA
- a CDS encoding NAD-dependent epimerase/dehydratase family protein has protein sequence MNTALVTGGSGYFGELLSRQLLKQGTSVRVFDLTPPSMSHPNLEFLKGTILDRDAAKQAVAGMGKVFHNIAQVPLAKEIDLFWSVNRDGTQIIVDASVAAGVEKFVYTSSSAVFGAPKSNPVTEKTEPDPAEDYGRAKLAGELICKEAMQRHGLDVAIVRPRTILGHGRLGVVQILFDWIERGFDVPVLAGGNNKYQFVHSDDLAWACIAASNVRGFAAYNIGAAEFGTMRELLQSVIDHAGTRSRVKSIPVGPTALAANMASLLGLSPLGPYHSLMYGRSMYFDISKAQKELGYAPRYSNSQMIIESYDWYRSNREALSEGGASHHRSPVKQRILALVPRVLRMIPR, from the coding sequence GTGAACACGGCTCTAGTTACCGGCGGCTCCGGATATTTTGGGGAATTGTTGAGCAGACAACTGCTCAAGCAAGGAACCTCCGTTCGCGTCTTTGATTTGACACCCCCGAGCATGAGCCATCCGAATCTTGAGTTTCTCAAAGGCACAATTCTGGACCGGGATGCGGCAAAACAAGCAGTGGCCGGCATGGGAAAGGTTTTTCACAACATTGCGCAAGTCCCACTGGCTAAGGAAATAGATCTATTCTGGTCTGTCAACAGGGACGGCACTCAGATTATTGTTGACGCATCAGTCGCCGCTGGAGTGGAAAAGTTCGTCTATACGTCCTCAAGCGCTGTCTTTGGCGCGCCGAAGTCGAACCCCGTAACAGAAAAGACAGAACCGGATCCGGCTGAAGATTATGGTCGCGCAAAGCTGGCTGGAGAACTTATCTGTAAGGAAGCAATGCAGCGCCATGGTCTGGATGTGGCAATTGTGCGTCCTCGCACTATCCTCGGACATGGGCGCTTGGGCGTCGTTCAAATCCTTTTTGACTGGATTGAACGGGGGTTCGATGTTCCAGTGCTGGCTGGCGGGAATAACAAGTATCAGTTCGTGCACTCGGATGATCTGGCATGGGCATGCATTGCAGCGTCCAATGTAAGAGGGTTTGCCGCATACAATATTGGTGCCGCCGAATTCGGTACAATGCGTGAACTTCTTCAGTCTGTAATCGATCACGCCGGAACCCGTAGCCGAGTTAAATCCATCCCTGTGGGACCGACGGCGCTGGCAGCGAATATGGCAAGTTTGCTCGGCCTTTCTCCTCTGGGGCCGTACCACTCGCTGATGTATGGCCGATCTATGTATTTCGACATTTCAAAAGCGCAAAAGGAACTTGGCTATGCACCGAGGTATTCAAATTCCCAGATGATTATTGAATCCTATGATTGGTACCGGTCGAACAGGGAGGCTCTCTCGGAAGGAGGAGCGTCACATCATAGGTCGCCGGTCAAGCAGCGGATCCTTGCACTGGTTCCACGCGTATTGCGGATGATCCCGAGATGA
- a CDS encoding SMR family transporter has product MNALPMILVFAASLNSCIGNMLLKWSRVSLPADAGVADKFFSISFLSGLAFYGINVVLLAKALDSMEVSIAYPILAGSGFAMLMVASYYVFGEPFRPHKWIGLALILAGIIFLARGN; this is encoded by the coding sequence ATGAACGCGCTACCCATGATCCTGGTTTTTGCTGCGAGCCTGAATTCCTGTATCGGCAATATGTTGCTGAAATGGAGCCGGGTCTCGCTGCCCGCCGACGCCGGAGTGGCCGACAAGTTCTTTTCCATAAGCTTTTTAAGTGGGCTGGCATTTTATGGTATCAACGTCGTGTTGCTCGCAAAGGCTCTCGATTCGATGGAAGTGTCCATCGCTTATCCGATTTTGGCGGGCTCCGGATTCGCGATGCTGATGGTTGCGTCGTACTATGTTTTCGGAGAGCCTTTCCGCCCCCACAAATGGATCGGTCTTGCCCTTATCTTGGCTGGCATCATCTTTCTGGCTCGAGGGAACTGA